A genome region from Hevea brasiliensis isolate MT/VB/25A 57/8 chromosome 7, ASM3005281v1, whole genome shotgun sequence includes the following:
- the LOC110673685 gene encoding uncharacterized protein LOC110673685 has product MSLPPSYVPPLPPPQHLVPPLAAQPHQKLLAPSPLYKQHSWSPDIYRDEAWLRRKGNSKNRRSKSVTDEDLDELKACIELGFGFDSPEVDQRLSDTLPALGFYYAVNKHYCDTVSKSVTATTSSLSTASDCDSTSPLGSPLTIFGPDDNPQTVKTRLRQWAQVVACSVRLYSSSSSR; this is encoded by the exons ATGTCGCTCCCCCCGTCCTACGTGCCGCCACTCCCGCCACCACAGCATCTGGTTCCACCTCTAGCTGCACAACCACACCAGAAACTGCTGGCGCCATCTCCGCTTTATAAGCAGCATTCTTGGTCACCGGATATTTACCGGGACGAGGCTTGGCTTCGGCGGAAAGGAAACAGCAAGAATAGGAGAAGCAAGAGCGTTACTGATGAAGATCTCGACGAGCTCAAGGCTTGCATCGAATTAGGTTTCGGTTTCGACTCACCTGAAGTGGATCAACGCTTATCTGATACTTTGCCTGCTTTGGGATTTTATTATGCTGTTAACAAGCATTACTGCGACACCGTTTCAAAGTCAGTCACGGCAACGACGTCGTCTTTGTCCACGGCGTCTGACTGCGACTCGACGTCCCCCCTTGGTAGCCCCCTCACCATCTTCGGTCCAG ATGACAATCCGCAGACGGTGAAGACGAGGCTGAGACAGTGGGCGCAGGTGGTTGCTTGTTCGGTGCGGCTATATTCAAGTTCAAGCTCTAGGTGA